A DNA window from Gopherus evgoodei ecotype Sinaloan lineage chromosome 22, rGopEvg1_v1.p, whole genome shotgun sequence contains the following coding sequences:
- the LOC115638824 gene encoding E3 ubiquitin-protein ligase RNF167-like, which produces MRPPLPFPLPLHAIAMLLLVGVAVAEAFGHVVYDHGSTCVGYNALPACFGPPLPSEGLMGYLIEAMPANACDPIEGPPASSNSSEAFIALIRRSDCPFGVKVLHAQQAGYQAAIVHNVNAEHLVNMVTDDKEIRQQIAIQSVFTGESAYRHLKRASHYEKGAYVTLVAPKHPHNPCQDAATPSMWATLKRHWPRMLKYSAYHVIPYVLQEFGFMINVIICTIPLVVYARWCAKGRKITLCTFKRGDRYETCVICMAEYEEGDQLKILPCSHAYHCACIDTWLHTQPRNKTCPFCKQQVTAEAQDISLHGGRNPQEQDGGEEDHAEDGEDEDGHDNEYIEGEEEDDQSVDTEEGKSDLFILESL; this is translated from the exons ATGAGGCCCCcgctccctttccctctccctctccatgCGATCGCCATGCTCCTGCTTGTGGGTGTTGCTGTCGCGGAGGCCTTTGGACATGTGGTTTATGACCACGGCTCCACCTGTGTAGGTTACAATGCACTGCCTGCATGCTTTGGACCGCCCCTCCCGAGTGAAGGGCTGATGGGATACTTGATCGAGGCCATGCCTGCAAACGCCTGTGATCCTATAGAAGGCCCGCCGGCATCCTCCAACTCCTCTGAGGCTTTCATCGCACTCATCCGTCGGTCTGACTGCCCCTTTGGCGTTAAGGTCCTTCATGCACAGCAAGCCGGGTACCAAGCCGCCATCGTGCACAACGTGAATGCAGAGCATCTGGTGAACATGGTAACCGACGACAAAGAAATCAGGCAGCAGATTGCGATCCAGTCTGTCTTTACAGGGGAATCGGCCTACAGGCATCTGAAAAGGGCTTCACATTACGAAAAAGGGGCTTATGTCACCCTGGTGGCACCCAAACATCCTCATAACCCTTGCCAGGATGCTGCTACGCCTTCCATGTGGGCTACTCTTAAGCGGCACTGGCCTCGCATGCTGAAATATTCCGCATACCACGTCATTCCTTATGTCCTCCAGGAGTTTGGGTTCATGATCAACGTGATCATTTGCACCATCCCGCTTGTGGTCTACGCACGATGGTGCGCAAAAGGCCGGAAGATAACCCTGTGCACCTTCAAAAGAGGAGACCGATACGAAACGTGTGTGATCTGCATGGCCGAGTATGAAGAAGGAGACCAGCTGAAGATCCTCCCTTGTTCTCACGCCTATCACTGCGCGTGTATCGACACCTGGCTTCACACCCAGCCCAGGAATAAAACCTGCCCCTTTTGCAAACAGCAGGTGACAGCTGAAGCTCAGGATATCAGTCTGCACGGAGGGAGGAACCCACAGGAGCaagatgggggagaggaggaccACGCGGAGGATGGGGAAGATGAAGATGGTCATGACAATGAGTATATTGAGGGAGAGGAAGAAGACGACCAAAGTGTGGACACTGAGGAAGG GAAGAGCGATTTGTTCATTTTGGAGAGCCTCTGA